From a region of the Candidatus Acidiferrales bacterium genome:
- a CDS encoding LacI family DNA-binding transcriptional regulator — MPPKIRTRSSSKHVTVEAIALRLGISAMTVSRALNGRPNVSKETKERVLAAAKKYGYVPNHIARSLATKKTDTIGVVVPEITHSFFPEVIRGIEDAAYAAGYHLILAHSAEDYNRELDAMNTLKSKRVDGMLISIAQTVTDHSAYGETIGRGIPIVFFDRVARDIGASSVSIDDENCCTMITEHLIDHGYKSIAHLSGPTTVSIGKERLAGFRKALKHHDLRFRPELVVQSGFHENGGYAAMEKILQLPPAERPDAVVAVNDPAAFGAMKAMMEHGLRIPEDIAIVGMSDDVRAELASTPLTTMRQPAYEIGKTAAATLISEIEGKSKPGKRITVDTELIVRKSCGCGIN, encoded by the coding sequence ATGCCTCCAAAAATAAGAACGCGAAGCTCATCCAAGCATGTAACAGTTGAGGCGATCGCCTTACGTCTTGGAATATCTGCAATGACGGTTTCAAGGGCGCTCAATGGTCGGCCTAATGTCAGCAAGGAAACCAAAGAGCGAGTCCTGGCCGCTGCAAAGAAATATGGCTACGTCCCCAATCACATAGCACGGAGCCTCGCCACCAAGAAGACAGATACAATCGGCGTCGTTGTACCGGAGATCACTCACTCTTTTTTTCCGGAAGTCATACGCGGAATTGAAGATGCCGCATACGCAGCGGGCTACCATCTTATCCTGGCCCACTCTGCAGAAGACTATAACAGGGAGCTTGATGCGATGAATACCCTGAAGTCAAAGAGAGTGGATGGCATGTTGATTTCCATTGCACAAACGGTCACGGATCATTCTGCATACGGAGAGACCATAGGCCGCGGAATCCCCATCGTGTTCTTCGATCGAGTTGCCCGTGATATCGGCGCGAGCAGCGTAAGTATCGACGATGAAAATTGTTGTACCATGATAACTGAGCATTTGATTGATCATGGTTATAAATCCATTGCTCATCTGAGTGGTCCAACTACAGTATCGATAGGGAAAGAAAGGCTCGCTGGATTCAGGAAGGCATTGAAACACCACGACTTGAGATTTAGACCGGAGCTTGTCGTTCAGTCCGGTTTTCATGAGAACGGCGGATATGCCGCGATGGAGAAAATTCTGCAATTACCGCCGGCTGAAAGGCCGGACGCGGTAGTCGCGGTTAACGATCCGGCGGCATTCGGGGCAATGAAGGCCATGATGGAACACGGACTCAGAATTCCTGAGGACATTGCAATCGTCGGGATGTCGGATGACGTTAGAGCAGAACTTGCTTCAACTCCACTGACTACTATGAGACAGCCGGCATATGAGATTGGAAAGACGGCGGCGGCAACTCTCATATCTGAAATTGAGGGAAAATCAAAACCGGGGAAGAGAATAACTGTCGACACTGAACTGATCGTGAGAAAATCCTGCGGTTGCGGAATTAACTAA
- a CDS encoding NAD(P)-binding domain-containing protein has translation MKIGVFGTGMVGNTIGTKLIQLGHEVKMGSRTADNQKAAEWVKANGSKASQGTFSDAAAFGEILFNCTSGMKSIDALKLAGEKNMEGKILVDVANPLDFSKGMPPALSVCNTDSLGEQIQRTFPKVKVVKSLNTVNCKIMVEPSLVKGDHDIFVAGNDKAAKDKISQMMKDWFGWKSVIDLGDITAARSLEMLLPIWVRLMGIFQTPNFNFRIVK, from the coding sequence ATGAAAATAGGAGTTTTTGGTACCGGAATGGTAGGGAATACTATCGGTACAAAGCTCATCCAACTAGGCCATGAAGTAAAAATGGGATCGCGGACTGCGGATAATCAAAAAGCGGCAGAATGGGTGAAAGCAAACGGATCGAAAGCTTCGCAGGGAACATTTTCCGATGCTGCAGCTTTCGGAGAGATACTCTTCAACTGCACGTCAGGGATGAAATCAATCGATGCGTTGAAACTTGCCGGTGAAAAGAACATGGAAGGCAAAATCTTGGTCGATGTCGCAAACCCGCTCGACTTCTCGAAGGGAATGCCCCCGGCCTTGAGTGTTTGCAACACCGACTCCTTGGGGGAACAGATTCAGCGTACGTTTCCGAAAGTGAAAGTTGTCAAATCGCTCAACACTGTTAATTGTAAGATCATGGTCGAACCCTCGCTTGTGAAGGGTGACCACGATATCTTCGTGGCAGGCAACGACAAAGCTGCAAAGGATAAAATTAGTCAAATGATGAAAGATTGGTTTGGGTGGAAATCTGTTATCGACCTCGGCGACATCACTGCCGCCCGATCTCTTGAAATGTTACTCCCTATCTGGGTGAGGCTGATGGGGATTTTCCAAACGCCGAATTTTAATTTCAGGATCGTGAAATAA
- a CDS encoding tyrosine phenol-lyase, producing the protein MTYPKPTRRSWAEPFKIKVVEPLETTTRQHRVRAIKEAGYNTFLLRSEDVYIDLLTDSGTNAMSDYQWAGMMLGDEAYAGSKNFYYLESNMRKYYGYKYLVPTHQGRGAEHIISQILIKPGDYIPGNMYFTTTREHQELAGGNFVDVIIDEAHDPESSYPFKGNVDLQKLEDLINMVGAKKIPYASIAATVNMAGGQPISIGNIKAVRKLTAKHGIKIILDATRAVENAYFIKMREKGFEKRSIEEILKELCSYTDGCTMSGKKDLLVNIGGFLAVNDKDVFDEARNMVVVFEGLHTYGGLAGRDLEAMARGMEEMVEEDYIRSRIGQVEYLGQKLMDWEIPVVKPIGGHAVFLDAKKIYSHIPQDQFPAQTLAAEIYVDSGVRTMERGIVSAGRDSKTGENRHPKLELVRVTIPRRVYTQAHMDVTAESVLEVYENRKKVKGMKMVYEPKHLRFFQAKFARL; encoded by the coding sequence ATGACGTATCCGAAACCGACCCGTCGAAGCTGGGCCGAACCGTTCAAGATAAAAGTTGTCGAGCCGCTCGAGACGACGACCCGCCAACATCGTGTAAGAGCAATCAAGGAGGCGGGTTATAATACCTTTCTCCTTCGTTCCGAGGATGTCTATATCGATCTCTTGACCGACAGCGGCACAAATGCGATGAGTGATTACCAATGGGCGGGTATGATGCTTGGAGATGAGGCCTACGCCGGAAGCAAGAATTTTTATTATTTAGAATCTAACATGCGAAAATATTACGGCTACAAATATCTTGTGCCGACTCATCAGGGGCGCGGTGCCGAGCATATAATCTCTCAAATCTTGATAAAACCTGGGGACTATATTCCGGGAAACATGTATTTCACCACGACACGCGAGCATCAGGAGCTTGCGGGCGGGAATTTTGTCGACGTGATAATCGATGAGGCACATGATCCGGAATCAAGTTATCCTTTCAAAGGAAATGTCGATCTTCAAAAGCTCGAAGATTTGATAAATATGGTCGGTGCAAAGAAAATTCCATACGCAAGCATTGCTGCAACAGTGAACATGGCCGGAGGGCAGCCGATCTCAATTGGAAATATTAAAGCAGTTCGCAAACTTACGGCTAAACACGGAATCAAGATCATTCTGGATGCGACACGCGCGGTCGAGAACGCTTACTTCATAAAAATGCGCGAAAAGGGTTTTGAGAAAAGATCGATTGAAGAGATACTGAAAGAACTTTGTTCATACACGGATGGATGCACGATGAGCGGGAAAAAAGATTTGCTCGTCAATATCGGCGGATTTCTGGCCGTGAACGACAAGGATGTCTTCGATGAGGCGCGAAACATGGTCGTAGTGTTTGAGGGACTTCACACCTACGGAGGCTTAGCGGGACGTGACCTGGAAGCCATGGCACGCGGAATGGAGGAGATGGTTGAGGAAGATTACATCCGCTCGCGCATTGGCCAGGTCGAATACCTCGGGCAGAAACTCATGGATTGGGAAATCCCGGTAGTCAAACCTATCGGCGGCCATGCGGTTTTTTTGGACGCGAAGAAGATTTATTCACACATACCTCAGGATCAATTTCCGGCGCAGACTCTTGCAGCGGAGATCTATGTCGATTCCGGCGTGCGAACAATGGAAAGAGGAATAGTGTCTGCAGGACGCGATTCAAAGACCGGAGAGAACCGGCATCCTAAACTCGAGCTCGTTCGAGTGACGATTCCGAGGCGTGTCTACACTCAGGCTCACATGGATGTTACTGCGGAATCGGTCTTGGAAGTCTATGAAAACCGGAAGAAGGTAAAGGGCATGAAGATGGTTTATGAACCGAAGCACCTGAGATTTTTCCAGGCGAAGTTCGCGAGACTTTGA
- a CDS encoding GNAT family N-acetyltransferase, with the protein MKCIIETERLCIRRWTDADRIEFRKMNSDPQVMEYFPNSLKSEESDQFLERIVKNMDENGYGLWAVETKKDRGFIGFTGFNLTTFRSDFTPCVEIGWRLRKEAWGKGYATEGARACLRYGFDEFQFTEVYSFTSLLNWRSIKVMERIGMERVREFDHPNIKEGHRLRRHVLFRLFRSDYRPEINGSR; encoded by the coding sequence ATGAAATGCATCATTGAAACCGAAAGGCTATGTATTCGACGGTGGACAGACGCCGACAGGATTGAGTTCCGAAAGATGAATTCCGATCCGCAGGTGATGGAATATTTTCCTAACTCGTTGAAGAGCGAGGAAAGCGACCAATTCCTTGAGAGAATTGTAAAGAACATGGATGAAAATGGTTACGGGCTCTGGGCGGTTGAAACAAAAAAGGATCGGGGATTCATAGGTTTCACGGGATTCAACCTTACTACATTTCGATCTGACTTCACACCTTGCGTTGAAATCGGGTGGCGTTTGAGAAAAGAGGCATGGGGAAAAGGTTACGCGACGGAAGGAGCAAGGGCTTGCCTTCGTTATGGATTCGATGAGTTTCAATTCACTGAAGTATATTCTTTCACGTCCCTTTTGAATTGGCGTTCAATAAAGGTGATGGAAAGGATCGGGATGGAAAGAGTGAGAGAATTTGATCATCCCAACATTAAGGAAGGACACCGGTTGAGGCGCCACGTCCTGTTCAGATTATTCAGGAGTGATTATCGGCCAGAAATTAATGGTTCAAGATGA
- a CDS encoding BrxA/BrxB family bacilliredoxin, which translates to MVATIDLFVEDIRHKVRSLGFKELRTPEDVDEAIKNNKRTLLIFVNSTCGCAGGIARPAVEMALNGKIIPDDLATVFAGQDSLATERARNYFIGQPPSSPSFAIMKDGKFAGMIHRSDIEGRNPHTVAEMLKALFRSTQ; encoded by the coding sequence ATGGTTGCTACAATCGATTTATTCGTTGAGGACATTCGACATAAGGTCAGATCGCTCGGCTTCAAGGAATTGCGAACTCCAGAGGATGTCGATGAAGCTATAAAAAATAACAAGAGGACTCTACTGATCTTTGTCAATTCGACCTGCGGTTGTGCCGGGGGAATCGCCAGACCGGCGGTCGAGATGGCACTCAACGGAAAAATCATTCCTGATGATCTGGCGACGGTCTTTGCCGGACAGGACAGCCTGGCGACGGAGCGCGCGCGAAATTATTTCATAGGCCAGCCGCCATCATCGCCTTCGTTTGCAATCATGAAAGACGGAAAGTTTGCAGGCATGATCCATAGAAGCGACATTGAAGGAAGAAACCCACATACAGTTGCAGAGATGCTCAAGGCCCTTTTTCGCTCCACGCAATAA
- a CDS encoding phosphoglucomutase/phosphomannomutase family protein, which translates to MAKIKFGTDGWRGIIAQDYTFDNVSKVALATARFYKKHKKARNGILIGYDTRFQSQEFAERAAQVIASTGLKVILSDGYCPTPALSLAIPKFGAAGGVVITASHNPARYNGFKLKADFGGPEEVEYVAKVEKDANRTSQKSIDSIKKSFDDLSKKGLISKENLRQIYIDDLKKKIDIETIKNAQLRIVHDAMYGAGQGILKHLIGDATVIHDEFNPSFGGEHPEPIAMHLGELLKFVPKGNYSVGLATDGDADRIGAVDENGNFVGPQEVYALLLKYYYETKGLRGEVVKTVSVGDMPDILAKKYNLTLTELPVGFKHVAAVMISRDVLIGGEESGGVGLKGHIPERDGLFLGLTICEMMAKRTKTLGELVKELFDQVGPHVYRRIDVRTTEQYKQRVLGKLKKGLKEVAGHKIDHVLKIDGYKYFFADGGWMLVRASGTEPLIRYYCEAESKEKVDKVLEAITHL; encoded by the coding sequence ATGGCAAAAATAAAATTCGGAACCGACGGCTGGCGCGGAATCATCGCACAAGATTACACTTTCGACAACGTATCGAAAGTCGCCCTAGCCACTGCTAGATTTTACAAAAAGCATAAGAAGGCTAGAAACGGGATACTGATAGGATACGACACGCGATTTCAGTCGCAGGAGTTCGCGGAAAGAGCGGCTCAAGTGATCGCGAGCACCGGTCTGAAAGTTATTCTTTCGGATGGATATTGTCCGACGCCAGCCCTTTCACTGGCGATTCCGAAATTCGGTGCCGCGGGTGGAGTCGTAATAACTGCGAGCCACAACCCTGCGAGGTACAACGGCTTTAAGTTGAAGGCCGATTTCGGCGGACCGGAAGAAGTCGAATACGTCGCAAAAGTCGAGAAGGACGCAAACCGGACCTCTCAGAAATCGATCGACTCGATAAAGAAAAGTTTTGATGACTTGAGCAAGAAGGGTCTGATCAGTAAGGAGAATCTTCGCCAGATTTACATAGATGATCTGAAAAAAAAGATCGACATTGAGACAATCAAAAATGCCCAGCTGAGAATCGTCCACGATGCAATGTACGGTGCGGGACAAGGGATTCTGAAACACCTCATCGGCGATGCAACTGTAATTCATGATGAGTTCAATCCATCATTCGGCGGCGAGCATCCGGAACCAATCGCGATGCATCTCGGTGAATTGTTGAAGTTCGTGCCGAAAGGAAATTACAGTGTCGGACTTGCGACCGATGGCGATGCAGACAGGATCGGCGCGGTTGATGAGAACGGAAATTTTGTCGGACCTCAGGAAGTATACGCCCTCCTTCTAAAATATTACTATGAGACGAAAGGGCTTCGGGGTGAAGTCGTGAAAACTGTTTCGGTCGGCGATATGCCGGACATTCTCGCAAAGAAATATAACCTCACTTTGACGGAGTTGCCCGTTGGATTCAAACACGTAGCCGCGGTGATGATTAGCCGCGATGTTCTCATCGGCGGCGAAGAGAGCGGAGGAGTCGGACTCAAAGGACACATACCCGAACGGGACGGCCTGTTCCTCGGACTGACGATTTGCGAAATGATGGCGAAGCGCACAAAAACTCTCGGAGAACTTGTGAAAGAACTATTCGATCAGGTTGGACCACACGTTTACAGAAGAATCGACGTGCGCACAACGGAGCAGTACAAACAAAGAGTTCTCGGAAAGTTGAAGAAGGGTTTGAAGGAAGTCGCAGGACACAAAATCGATCACGTCCTGAAAATCGACGGATACAAGTATTTCTTTGCAGACGGCGGCTGGATGCTGGTCCGCGCATCCGGGACGGAGCCTCTCATCCGTTATTACTGCGAAGCCGAATCAAAAGAGAAAGTCGATAAGGTTCTCGAAGCGATCACACATCTATAA
- a CDS encoding oligopeptide transporter, OPT family, which produces MAEEVKTISRTQSFVPAETTMKEFTLRALLLGLVMCVILGAANAYLGLKAGMTIAATYPAAVIGMAVLRIMKGSLLEENFARTVGAIGESIAAGAVFTIPAFYIAGIWKQFDSSHYLEATSIMLVGSVVGILFVTVLRRVMVEDRELPFPESVAASEIHKAGRTGGTGAKYLFSAMGLGALIQALGELNFFAGAWERFIKFTPLSMTLKNGAGTSTVQSGGGTLITTPGVSPAYVGVGYIIGPRLAGLNFGGGVLSWGLFVPLLLYFVGPSALPADASQDAWIALSYSVWLTLVRPIAIGGMIFSAAYTLYKMRKSLSVGLGRAVSDVRKAAAGGRVEIRTERDMDFRYVGGGILLAGVATFFIYNYFAQDVSAALTATVVMLVTGFFFAAVSGYLVGIIGSSNNPVSGLTISTLLIAAILMVVLGQTGVAGVAAVLGVAAVVCVAAAVAGEMLQDLKVGHILGGTPWKMQVGDLIGVLGGSAIMFIPLMILNQGDINQGGIGFGGRNLPAPQAGMMAALAQGIVGGHMAWPLIVVGILMAFGFIISGVKSPMLVFVGMYLPFGTVAAIFVGGLIRGIVDLIGRGRKYNEAQTGRVENTGILLSSGLIAGEALCGLVFAALAFYDIKWFSIFVNPSFGVSLFVFLLLAVILIYFPIRNAGSPDQPAPPKAAM; this is translated from the coding sequence ATGGCTGAAGAAGTGAAAACCATTTCACGTACCCAGTCTTTTGTGCCTGCCGAAACTACGATGAAGGAGTTCACTCTAAGAGCGTTGCTGCTAGGATTGGTAATGTGTGTCATACTTGGAGCGGCAAATGCATATCTGGGTTTGAAAGCGGGAATGACTATCGCTGCTACTTATCCGGCGGCAGTCATCGGAATGGCAGTGCTCAGGATAATGAAAGGGAGCCTGCTCGAGGAAAATTTTGCAAGAACAGTCGGCGCAATCGGCGAGTCGATTGCAGCGGGAGCAGTATTCACTATTCCGGCGTTTTATATTGCCGGGATCTGGAAGCAATTCGACAGCTCTCATTATCTGGAAGCGACCTCGATCATGTTAGTCGGAAGCGTGGTCGGAATTTTGTTTGTCACGGTTCTCAGGCGCGTCATGGTGGAAGACAGAGAGCTTCCGTTTCCGGAGTCAGTAGCGGCATCCGAGATTCATAAAGCAGGCAGGACGGGCGGAACAGGTGCGAAGTATCTTTTCAGCGCGATGGGACTTGGAGCCCTGATTCAGGCGCTTGGAGAGCTCAACTTCTTTGCCGGTGCATGGGAAAGGTTTATCAAATTTACTCCTCTTTCGATGACTCTCAAAAATGGTGCGGGCACTTCCACGGTTCAATCCGGCGGCGGCACTCTCATCACGACTCCCGGCGTCAGCCCGGCGTACGTCGGCGTCGGCTATATTATCGGGCCGAGACTCGCCGGACTGAATTTCGGCGGCGGAGTCTTGAGCTGGGGGTTGTTTGTTCCGCTTCTTCTTTACTTCGTGGGCCCCAGTGCTCTTCCCGCGGACGCATCGCAGGATGCTTGGATCGCGCTGAGCTATTCTGTCTGGTTGACTCTCGTTCGTCCGATTGCAATCGGCGGAATGATTTTCAGTGCGGCATATACGCTTTATAAAATGAGGAAGAGTCTGAGCGTCGGTCTTGGTAGAGCTGTAAGCGACGTGAGAAAAGCGGCAGCCGGCGGAAGAGTCGAGATCAGAACCGAACGCGACATGGATTTTAGGTATGTAGGCGGCGGAATTCTTCTGGCCGGCGTCGCAACATTTTTCATATATAATTATTTTGCGCAAGATGTCTCCGCCGCTCTCACTGCGACGGTTGTCATGCTTGTGACGGGGTTTTTCTTCGCTGCAGTTTCGGGATACTTGGTTGGAATAATCGGATCGAGCAATAATCCCGTGAGCGGACTCACCATTTCTACACTATTGATCGCGGCGATTCTCATGGTCGTGCTCGGGCAGACAGGCGTTGCCGGAGTCGCGGCGGTGCTCGGTGTTGCTGCTGTGGTTTGTGTCGCTGCCGCAGTTGCCGGTGAGATGCTTCAGGATCTAAAAGTCGGACACATACTTGGTGGTACACCTTGGAAAATGCAGGTAGGCGATTTGATCGGCGTGCTTGGCGGATCTGCGATTATGTTCATCCCTCTCATGATTTTGAACCAGGGCGATATCAACCAGGGCGGAATCGGCTTCGGCGGACGAAACCTGCCGGCTCCGCAAGCCGGCATGATGGCTGCACTCGCTCAGGGAATCGTCGGTGGACACATGGCCTGGCCGCTCATCGTCGTCGGAATACTAATGGCTTTCGGATTCATCATCAGCGGTGTGAAGAGTCCGATGCTGGTCTTCGTCGGAATGTACTTGCCGTTCGGAACGGTGGCTGCGATATTCGTAGGCGGATTGATACGCGGAATCGTCGATCTCATCGGCAGGGGCAGAAAGTACAACGAAGCGCAGACAGGGAGGGTAGAGAACACGGGAATCCTTCTATCGTCCGGCTTAATTGCGGGAGAGGCATTGTGCGGACTCGTGTTCGCTGCCCTCGCCTTCTACGACATAAAATGGTTTTCTATTTTTGTCAACCCGAGCTTCGGAGTCAGTTTGTTCGTGTTCCTGCTCCTCGCTGTGATTTTGATTTACTTTCCGATTCGCAATGCTGGATCACCCGATCAGCCTGCCCCGCCAAAGGCAGCAATGTAG